A stretch of DNA from Phenylobacterium koreense:
ACCCTGCAGTCGGTTACCGGAAATAGCTGGACCTTCGGCTACTCGGTCACCAACACCTCGGCCTCGCCGGTCGACGCCGCGCGGGTGTCAGGCTTCGGCTTCGACGTCGATCCGAACGTCACCTCGGCCAGCTCCACCGGCGCCTTCGGCGTCACCGGCAGCGGCAATGCGCCGATGCTGGGCAAGTTCGAGCTCTGCTTCCTGGCGAGCGGCGGCGGCCAATGCGCCGGCGGCGGCGGGGCCGGCGTGGATCTCGGCGAGAACGGCACGGGCAGCTTCACGCTGAACTTCGCCTCGGCGATCAGCAATGTCGACCTGACCAACCTGTTCGTCCGCTATCAGTCCATCGACGCGCCGACCGCCGGCGTGGTCGGCGGTTCCGGCGTCGGCCAGGCCGTCTCCGTGGGCAGCGCCGTGCCTGAGCCGGCCTCCTGGGCGCTGATGATCATCGGCTTCTCGACCGCAGGTGCGCTGCTGCGCCGTGAGCGCCGCCTTCAAGTCGGGGCTGGCCGGGCCGCCTGAGCCCCGCCTATCCCCGCAAGAACGTTCCCGGGATGGCTCCGAGCGCCGTCCCGACGGGGCGGCGGGGAGTCGCAGAACTCGATCCGTCGGGTTCAATCGCCCCCGCGGCTCCCCGTTTCCCGCCCGCATCGACAAAACGACCCGGCTGCGGATCGAACGGCAGAGCTGGGCGTTTCCAGAGCCGATCTGGAGGAAGCCATGAGTCTCGACGCCCTGATGATCCGCAGCGCCAACCTGCTCGGCGCGCCGCTCAAGGACGCATCCGGCAAGAAGCTCGGCGTGATCCGCGAAGTGTTCTTCGAGCGCGACACCGGACAGGCCCGGTTCGTGGCCCTGGAACTCGGCGGCCTGTTCGGCGTCAGCGGCAAGTTCCACCCCATTCCATGGCGCGCCCTGCGCTATGACGAGCGCGCCGACAGCTATGTCACTGACCTCACCAAGGACGTGCTGAAGAACAGCCCGGCCTACGACCGCGACCAGTTCAACGACATCGCCTATGGCTGGAGCGAGCAGGCCGAGCGCTATTTCCGGACCGACACGGTCTAGGCGGCCTCTCTTATCGGCGAACGGGTGGAAGTCCCCGCCGCTTCGCCAGCGCCAGCACGCCGTCATAGGGAATGGCCGGAACCTCGCGCAGTCGCATTCGGGCCCACTGGAACGCGCCCATCTGCGCGACTCCCGCACTCACCGAGCCGTCGATCGCCGGAACCCCCAGCGCCGCAAGGATCAGGCGGGTCCGCAGGGCGTGGTAGCTGTCGGTGCAGACGATGGCGCCCGGCAGCCCGTTCGTGCGAA
This window harbors:
- a CDS encoding cistern family PEP-CTERM protein; translated protein: MIRHIAACALAGITLAAASSAAAVEWNSSQIGYTQNVAFGGFTGAGQLNGLSSNVSYTLQSVTGNSWTFGYSVTNTSASPVDAARVSGFGFDVDPNVTSASSTGAFGVTGSGNAPMLGKFELCFLASGGGQCAGGGGAGVDLGENGTGSFTLNFASAISNVDLTNLFVRYQSIDAPTAGVVGGSGVGQAVSVGSAVPEPASWALMIIGFSTAGALLRRERRLQVGAGRAA
- a CDS encoding PRC-barrel domain-containing protein; this translates as MSLDALMIRSANLLGAPLKDASGKKLGVIREVFFERDTGQARFVALELGGLFGVSGKFHPIPWRALRYDERADSYVTDLTKDVLKNSPAYDRDQFNDIAYGWSEQAERYFRTDTV